TGCTGATACAGCTTAAGCAGGCGTTCGTCCAGGGCGTCATCAAGGTGCTCGCCGTTTCGAACACCGAAATTTCTGCCCAGATCCCAAGGATGTGCGCCGTAGCCCCAGCTGCGCAGGTAACGACGCAAGGTACGGGTCGAATTGTCTGACGCCATGAAGCCCGGCAAAGTCATGACGGCGTGGCCATCACCCGGTTCAAGGTTTCGCAGAAATCGGCCGCTGGGCCACAAGGCACTGGCTTCGGTCAACGCCCGGGGCGCTTCCAGCAAGGCGAGAAACAGTGGTGGGGGCGTTACCGCGTGACTGTCCATATCCGGTGCATCAGGCTGCCGCCGCTTCGTCAACACCGGTCGATCTTACCCTAATTGCCGGAGAATCAGCGCCATTCCAGGACACTTCGGGCCGCGCTGCTGAAAAGCATGCGCCAATCCACGGGGATCGTTCGGTCTAACTCACGCCGCCGCTCGCTCAGCCTGTTGCAATTGCTCGTTCGCATCGCGAAATTGCTGAATAGCCCGCTCTAAATAGTCACTGGCTTCCTTGTCATAGCCGTCCGCCGATGCCGACCATACCCGGTTCACATAACGCTCCCCAGCAGCGAATTCGCTCATGATGTTGGCGTAGATCTGCATGCCAAAGAGATGAATCAGGCTTTCTCTGGCATCGGCAAATCGCTGCAAATCCAGCCGTACGCGATCGTCGATTCCATCGCGAAGCTCCACCGATGCGAACTGCCCTTGACCGATCAACTCATCAAGTGACGTTACAATGTTTTGCAGTGAGCTCGTAAGTTCAGCCTTGTTGGCTGTCAACACTTCCTCGGAGCGGGCCTCGCTGCTCGACTGCCGCTTGATCATGACTACGCCACAGACTGCGAGCAATGCGGCTGGCACAAAAATGAGCCAATTCGTCTCGTACACGTGCAGTGCCGTGGCAAATGCAGATGCCAGAAAGCCCGCAATCAGGAACGTTCTGCCCAATGACTTCATGCGTAACACCTCGTATCCGTAGCGAGCATAGTGGGGAGCACAGATTCAGCTCGCCGTGACAACGTAGACAATGGCATAGCCTACGCCAACGAGCGCTTCGCCGACGATCAGGCCGGCAGCAACGGGTATTCCGACGTTCTCACTCCAGGATTTGCCGCGGAAGCGATCACACAATTCGCGAGCTAAAGTGCCAAGTGAATACGTCAGCACGATATTGAAAGGCAGATAAAAACCAAGGCCGACCGTGATACCGAGGCCGCCGATGACCGCTGAAAGTATGCCGCCAAGAATGGCGCCGGCCATGTATTTTTCGGTGGGTACGTCTCCGCCCATGATTCCTTCGATCATCGATGCAAGGGCCTGCCCCTGCGGAGCCGGCAGGCGATCACTGCCCAGCGTAAACGCTTCGTGCAATACAAAGATCACGCCAATAACCACAATCGGTCCCAGCCACGCACCGATAAACTGACCGAACTGTTGCATCCGGGGAGTCGCGCCGACCAGGTAGCCGGTCTTCAGGTCGAGCATCAGGTCCGTCGCCTGCGACATGGCGACGCAAGTCGCAGCGCCCACCATGATCGCCGCCACTATGGAATCGCCACGCTCCATGCCGTGGGTAAGAATGATCAGCAAGGTGATGCCGACCAGCGTCATGCCGGACAACGGTGACCAGTTGGTCCGGCCGATAGCCTCCGACAAAATAATGCCCGACATCCAGATCCATAACGTGCCCAATAAGGCCATGCCGATGCCGCGAACGAGGCCTACGCTCTCTACGGAAGTCACTGAGATATACGTCAGCAGTACCGCCGCACCCACGATACCTACGTACAGTAGTTTGATCGGCATCTCATCGGCAGCAACTTTACTGCCGGATGATGCGGATTTTTGCATCGAACGAACCGCACTGATGATCAATGGCAAGGCGATCGCCACGCCCATCATCGCACCACCAATCAACATGCCAATACCCAACGGCCGGTACAACAATGACCGCAGCTGGTTCGGATCGCTGATCGCCGCACCCAGCTGATCCAGCGGGAAGTTACCGCTGAGCGACAGCATCGGCGACAAGAACCAGTACGCCACGAAACCACCAATGATAAATGCCACACCGCCGCGACCGGCGATAAAGCCAGTGCCGATCGTCAGTAACGACAGGTACCAGATGCCGTTCATGTACGAGGGCATGCCTATCAGCTCGCCGAAGTTCCAGTTGGAAACCCCGGTTTGCTGCGACACGATATGCACGGCGGCGCTGACCGCCGCCGCTGCCAGCAGAATAACGGCTTTATGGACGCCAGCGCCTGGCGATTTCAGAATCGTGGCCACAGCGACGCCACCCGGATAGGTCAGTCGCTCGAAATCGATCATGTGTTTGCGCAGCGGGATGATGAACGCTATGCCAAGAAAAGCCCCGGCGATGCAGCCGAAGGTCAGGAGCACCGGATCAAAACGGTCACCGTAGCCAAGAATGAATATGGCCGGCACGGAAAACATCATGCCTGACGACGCCCCGTTCACACCGCTCGCTATCGTCTGCACGATGTTGTTTTCAATGATGCTTTTGCGCCGCAGAATGCCGCGCAGAATGCCGAAGCCGAGTATCGCCGCGAGTTCCGAGCCCTCAATGGAGAAGCCCAGTATCAGAGCCGCATAGCCAATCGAAATGGCGATGATGACACCGAGAAACCAGCCAACTATGACCGCCGGCCAGGTGAGTTCCGGGTACTCCCGGCTATTGGAAAACGTCGATCCTACTGCCATGCACTATCCCCGATGCAATGTGACGCAGCCGCCACGGCTGACCGCAGCAATGGCGGACCGCATTATTCTTTTCAGCAAAGAGGCCCGTGATGTCCGCGAAAGCCTATCACAATGGTTGCAGCTTCGCCGCCAGCGCATCCCGCTCCAGAGTATCGTGCAGCTCATCGGCGAGTTGCTTGCAGGCGACAACCACCTGACGCCAGTTCCGCTCACGTTCAGCCGTCGAAAAATTCTGAAAATCGT
The DNA window shown above is from Woeseia oceani and carries:
- a CDS encoding OPT family oligopeptide transporter, which produces MAVGSTFSNSREYPELTWPAVIVGWFLGVIIAISIGYAALILGFSIEGSELAAILGFGILRGILRRKSIIENNIVQTIASGVNGASSGMMFSVPAIFILGYGDRFDPVLLTFGCIAGAFLGIAFIIPLRKHMIDFERLTYPGGVAVATILKSPGAGVHKAVILLAAAAVSAAVHIVSQQTGVSNWNFGELIGMPSYMNGIWYLSLLTIGTGFIAGRGGVAFIIGGFVAYWFLSPMLSLSGNFPLDQLGAAISDPNQLRSLLYRPLGIGMLIGGAMMGVAIALPLIISAVRSMQKSASSGSKVAADEMPIKLLYVGIVGAAVLLTYISVTSVESVGLVRGIGMALLGTLWIWMSGIILSEAIGRTNWSPLSGMTLVGITLLIILTHGMERGDSIVAAIMVGAATCVAMSQATDLMLDLKTGYLVGATPRMQQFGQFIGAWLGPIVVIGVIFVLHEAFTLGSDRLPAPQGQALASMIEGIMGGDVPTEKYMAGAILGGILSAVIGGLGITVGLGFYLPFNIVLTYSLGTLARELCDRFRGKSWSENVGIPVAAGLIVGEALVGVGYAIVYVVTAS